The nucleotide sequence CCATGCTGTTCGTCATCCTCAACAGCTTCACCACTCTGATGGTGGTGCTGGCTGGCTGGCAGGTCATCCAGAAGCGTCCGGCGCAGTACATGGCCGCCTTCCTGATCATGTCTGGTCTGATCAACGGTGCGTTCGCCGCACTGGATGCCATCCTGTTCTATGTCTTCTTTGAAGGCATGCTGATTCCGATGTATCTCATCATCGGTGTCTGGGGTGGTCCGCGTCGTGTGTATGCGTCTTTCAAGTTTTTCCTGTACACCCTGCTCGGCTCGCTGCTGATGCTGGTGGCCTTGATCTACCTGTACTTCCAGGCTGGCAAGACCTTCGACATCCAGGCTTTCCAGGCGATTGCCAAGATTCCGCTGAACGTGCAGATCCTGCTGTTCATCGCCTTCTTCCTGTCGTTTGCAGTCAAGGTACCGATGTGGCCGGTTCATACCTGGTTGCCGGATGCCCACGTTGAAGCCCCGACTGGCGGCTCCATGGTGCTGGCAGCGATTACCCTGAAGATCGGTGCTTATGGTTTCTTGCGGTTTGCCCTGCCCATCCTGCCGGATGCGGCACGTGAACTGTCGTGGATCATGGTGGCGCTGTCGCTGGTAGCCGTGGTGTATATCGGCCTGGTGGCGCTGGTACAGAGCGATATGAAGAAACTGGTGGCTTACTCCTCCATTTCTCACATGGGCTTCGTTACCCTGGGTCTGTTCATGTTCAGCGGTTCGCACCTGAACCAGTGGGCTGTGGAAGGTGCGCTGGTTCAGATGGTGTCGCACGGCTTTGTTTCCGCCGGCATGTTCTTCTGTATCGGTGTGATGTATGACCGCGTACACAGCCGCAACATTGCCGACTACGGTGGTGTGGCGAACAAGATGCCTATCTTTGCCGCTTTCATGATGCTGTTTGCCATGGCCAACTCCGGCCTGCCGGCTACTTCCGGTTTTGCCGGTGAGTTCATGGTGATCATGGGCGCAGTTCAGGTGAATTTCTGGTATGCGGCTCTGGCTGCCACTACGCTGATCTTTGGCGCTGCCTACACCCTGTGGATGTACAAGCGGGTGATCTTCGGCGAGGTGAGCAATCACCATGTGGAAGAAATGGCTGATGTGAACAAACGCGAATTCCTGGTGCTGGCCGTGCTGGCCATTGCAGTGCTGGGCATGGGTCTGTACCCGCAAGGCTTCGTCGAAAAGATGCACCTGTCGGTGAATGACCTGATTGCGCATGTTGCGCAGACCAAGCTCTAAGGCCATAAGGAAAACATAATGAATTGGGCTGATCTGAACCTGATGCCTGCCTTGCCCGAACTGTTCATGTTCCTGGCGATGCTGGTCATCCTCATGCTCGATGCTTTCATTTCGGATGCGAAGCGCGGCATCACCTACGGCCTCACCCTGCTGACTCTGGCAGGCTGTGCGGCGCTGCAGGTGTATACCTACTCCGCCGTGCCGGTGCATAGTTTCTCCGGCATGTTTGTTAGCGATGCGCTGTCCAGTCTGGTGAAGCTGGCCATGTACGGCAGCACCGCCATGGTGCTGGTATACAGCCGTCAGTACATTGCTGATCGGGGTCTGTTCCGTGGCGAGTTCTTCACCCTGGCCGTGTTCGCCCTGCTGGGCATGAACATCATGGTGTCGGCGTCGCACTTCCTGTCGCTGTACATGGGCTTGGAACTGCTGTCGCTGTCGCTGTACTCGCTGATCGCCTTGCAACGTGATGAAGTGAAGGCAACCGAAGCTGCCATGAAATACTTCGTACTGGGTGCGCTGGCTTCCGGCCTGCTGCTCTACGGTATTTCCATGGTTTACGGTGCCACCGGCACGCTGGACCTGGCCTTGGTAGCCAAGGCCATCAAGATGCACACTGCCAACGATATGTTGCTGGTGTTTGGCCTGGTGTTCATCGTGGCTGGCTTGTGCTTCAAGCTGGGTACGGTTCCCTTCCATATGTGGGTACCGGACGTGTATCAGGGTTCGGCCACTGCCGTGACGCTGATGATTGGTGCTGCACCCAAGCTGGCTGCCTTTGTATTCGTGCTGCGCATCCTGGTGCAAGGCATGGAGGCCATGGTGGCTGACTGGCAAGCGATGCTGGCACTGGTTGCCGTGCTGTCGATGGCCATCGGTAACATCACCGCCATTGCTCAGACCAATATCAAGCGCATGCTGGCGTACTCCACCATCTCGCACATGGGCTTCCTGCTGCTTGGCCTGCTGGCCGGTACGCCGGAAGGCTATGCCGCTGCACTGTTCTACTCGCTGATCTATGTGCTGATGTCCATGGTGAGCTTCGGCATCCTGCTGGGTCTGTCCCGTGCCGGTTTCGAATGCGAAACCCTGGATGACCTGAAGGGCCTGAACAGCCGCAACAGCTGGTATGCCCTGCTGATGCTGCTGACCATGTTCTCCATGGCCGGTGTGCCGCCGCTGGCAGGTTTCTATGCCAAGTTTGCCGTGATCAAGGCTATCGTGGACATTCACCTGTACTGGCTGGCCATCATTGCCGTGATGATGTCGCTGATCGGTGCCTTCTACTACCTGCGCGTAGTGAAGAACATCTACTTTGATGAAGCCCAGGATACGTCGGCCATCGTGATGCGTGCTGACATGAAGCTGGTGCTGTCCATCAATGCACTGGCCTTGCTGGTGCTGGGCATGCTGCCGGAGCGTGTGATCGAGTTGTGCATTCAGGCGATGAAGCAATCGCTCACCGTTATCTGATAGGAAAGCTGCCAGCATGCAAGCCAGTGTTGCTACTTTGTTGATTGTCGCCTTTGTGGCAGCCAATCTGCCCTTCCTGACCCAGCGTCTGGGCGGTGTGATCCGCATGGGCAACAAGCACTTTGGCTGGCGCTTGCTGGAGCTGCTGGTGCTGTTTGTGCTGGTCGGTGTGTTTGCCCGCTTTCTGGAAGCGCGGCAGATGCCTGTTCAGCCACAGCACTGGCAGTTTTACGTGACAACGGCGGCCCTGTTTTTGGTGTTCGCTTTCCCCGGGTTTGTGTATCAAACCTTTTGGAAGAAACGTAGCAGTTAAGCTGTACTGTGTTGTTGAAGAACCCGGCTCTGGCCGGGTTTTTTATTGGCTGTATGTGGATGAGACGCTTGTCAGCCCAGGCTGCTTTTCAGCAGAGTCTATGTCGTCGCCTGAAGTGGCGTGCAGTAGAGGTGAAACAAGGAGGCGGCTGGCAAAGACAAGAAAAACCCGGCGCGTAGCCGGGACAGTAGCAATCAGGCAGGAACTGAAACGCAAATTGCATCAATAGATGCGTTCCTCACCCTCTGGCCGGGTCTTGAAGCGCTTGTGCAGCCAGAAATACTGCGCAGGTACTTCGCGGATACGCTCCTCCAGAAAGGCATTCATGCGGCGGGTATCGGCTACCACGTCATCACTCGGATAGTTTTCCCAGGCCGGGTAGAACTCCAGCTCAAAGCGGTTCCCAACCCGGCGTGCAATCAAGGGTACAACGCGCGCCTTGGCCAGCTTGCTGATGCGCGACAAGCCGGTAATGGTCGCGGCGTCTTTTTCAAAGAATTTCACGAAGACTGAGTCACGCGCGCCAAAATCCTGATCGGGCAGGTAGAGGAAGGGCGTATGCTCCTTGCGCATGGCCTTGATGATGGAGCGCAGCCCTTCATTACGCGGCACGATGTAGCAGTTGTCATAGCGCTGGCGACCCGCATAGATCTGTGCGTCCAGGGTGTCGTTTTTCTGCTGCGAATAAACACTGACCAGCGGCAGCACCTGATTGAGCGCAAACACGCACATTTCAAAGCCGACAAAGTGCGGATAGAACAGGATGACATCCTCGCCCTTGGCCCGCAGCTCTTCCACGATATGCAGATTCTTGATGGTGACCAGCTTGCGGATACGCTCGGCTGAGCTCCACCAGGCCACGCCATATTCCAGCGCCAGCCGGATCATGAAGCCGAAGTTGGCCTTGACCAGCTGGACACGCTCGGCTTCCGTCATCTGTGGGAAACACAGCCGCAGATTGGTTAGCCCTACCTTGCGACGATCTGCCGCCAGGTGGTAGGCAAGCAGGCCAATGGCATCAGCCAGCATGCCAATGGCCCACATGGGCAGCAGGCGAATCAGCCACAACAGGGCAAAAGCGATCTTCATGGGTTTCCTTGCAGATGGTCTGGCGGAGTGACGCCGGCCGGACATTTGTAACGGTTATAGCTCCACAGGTATTGGCTGGGGAAGCGGCGGATCAGGTTTTCCACAGTGTGGTTGAGCAAGGCGCAGTCGGCATCCTTGTCACCGCTGAAAGGCTGCGGCATGGACTCAATATGCACGACAAAGCCCTCTCCCTGTGGCAGGCGCTCGCCGACGAAGAACAACACCTCGACCCCGCTCACCTGTGCCAGACGCGGCACCAGACTCATGGTGTAGGCCGGTTTGCCAAAAAAAGGCGCCCATACACCCTCGCCATTGCCCGGAACCTGGTCGGGCAGGATGATGGTTGCCTCGCCGGACTTCAATGCTTTCATCAGGATTCTGACGCCGGCACCGGTGGCCGGCGCAGTCTTGCCCTTGCCTCTGGCCCGGCCAGCCTGCATGACCGGCTCCAGCCAGCCAAGCTTGGGCGGGCGATACATGGCGGTAAGCGGAAAGGGCAGGCGCGAGCTGATATAGCGTCCTGCGATATCGTAGCTGCCCAGGTGTGGGGTAACGAACACGATGCCGCGACCAGCCTGCAATGCCGCTTCCACGTGCTGCCAGCCGTGACATGCCTTGACCAGCGCCGCGATGTCTTCCGGCTCTCGACACCAGGCAATGGACAATTCCAATGCACCTTTGCCGGTTTCTCGTGCGGATTGTTTGACTAGTCCTTGTAAAACCTGATAATTTTCACAGATTTTACTCGACGCCAGATTATCTCTCATCCTTTGCGCATAGCGGGGGGAGGCGAGATAAGTTAGCCGCCCCAGTATGGCGCCGAGACTTTGCAGCCACGACAGCGGCAAACGCGCCAGCAAGGACAACATGAGTTGGACCAGCTTGGACATGGTTTAGTCAGTGGTGATCGTAAAGCGGCCTATTTTATCATCACACTGTTTTGCTTTATTCGGGAATCAACAAACAAATGAGCGAATATCTGTTTACGTCGGAGTCGGTATCGGAAGGCCATCCGGACAAAGTCGCCGACCAAATCTCTGATGCCATCCTCGATGCCATCCTGCGCGAAGACAAATACGCTCGCGTTGCTGCCGAAACGCTGGTCAATACCGGTCTGGTAGTGCTGGCTGGCGAGATCACCACCTCGGCCAATATCGACTACATCAAGGTCGCACGCGAAACCATCAAGCGCATCGGCTACGACAACTCCGAACTGGGCTTCGACTACCACGGCTGCGCCGTCATGGCCTGCTACGACAAGCAGTCGCAAGACATCGCACAAGGTGTCAACGAAGGCGAAGGCATGGACCTGAACCAGGGTGCTGGTGACCAGGGCCTGATGTTCGGCTACGCCTGCGATGAAACCCCGACGCTGATGCCTTTCCCCATCTATTACGCCCATCGTCTGGTACAGCGCCAGGCCGAATTGCGCAAGGATGGCCGTCTGCCGTGGCTGCGTCCGGATGCCAAGAGCCAGATCACCTGCGTCTACGATGGCGAAACCGGTCTGCCCAAGCGCATTGACACCGTGGTTCTGTCCACCCAGCACAGCCCGGAAATCGATCACAAGACGCTGACCGAAGCCGTGATCGAAGACATCATCAAGCCGGTGCTGCCGCCGGAAATGCTGACTGCCGAAACCAAATACCTGGTCAACCCGACCGGGCGCTTCGTCATTGGCGGCCCGATGGGCGATTGCGGCCTGACCGGTCGCAAGATCATTGTCGATACCTACGGCGGTGCTGCACCGCACGGCGGTGGTGCTTTCTCCGGCAAGGACCCGTCCAAGGTCGACCGCTCGGCAGCCTATGCTGGCCGTTACGTGGCCAAGAACATCGTAGCCGCCGGCCTGGCGCGTCAATGCCAGATTCAGGTTTCTTAC is from Aquitalea aquatilis and encodes:
- a CDS encoding NADH-quinone oxidoreductase subunit M, producing MFTNQLSLVIWAPIVAGLLVLATGGDQRANLARWLAVAGALIGFLLSLPLFTGFDNLNGGMQFEEVKPWIASFGIQYHLGVDGISMLFVILNSFTTLMVVLAGWQVIQKRPAQYMAAFLIMSGLINGAFAALDAILFYVFFEGMLIPMYLIIGVWGGPRRVYASFKFFLYTLLGSLLMLVALIYLYFQAGKTFDIQAFQAIAKIPLNVQILLFIAFFLSFAVKVPMWPVHTWLPDAHVEAPTGGSMVLAAITLKIGAYGFLRFALPILPDAARELSWIMVALSLVAVVYIGLVALVQSDMKKLVAYSSISHMGFVTLGLFMFSGSHLNQWAVEGALVQMVSHGFVSAGMFFCIGVMYDRVHSRNIADYGGVANKMPIFAAFMMLFAMANSGLPATSGFAGEFMVIMGAVQVNFWYAALAATTLIFGAAYTLWMYKRVIFGEVSNHHVEEMADVNKREFLVLAVLAIAVLGMGLYPQGFVEKMHLSVNDLIAHVAQTKL
- the nuoN gene encoding NADH-quinone oxidoreductase subunit NuoN, whose protein sequence is MNWADLNLMPALPELFMFLAMLVILMLDAFISDAKRGITYGLTLLTLAGCAALQVYTYSAVPVHSFSGMFVSDALSSLVKLAMYGSTAMVLVYSRQYIADRGLFRGEFFTLAVFALLGMNIMVSASHFLSLYMGLELLSLSLYSLIALQRDEVKATEAAMKYFVLGALASGLLLYGISMVYGATGTLDLALVAKAIKMHTANDMLLVFGLVFIVAGLCFKLGTVPFHMWVPDVYQGSATAVTLMIGAAPKLAAFVFVLRILVQGMEAMVADWQAMLALVAVLSMAIGNITAIAQTNIKRMLAYSTISHMGFLLLGLLAGTPEGYAAALFYSLIYVLMSMVSFGILLGLSRAGFECETLDDLKGLNSRNSWYALLMLLTMFSMAGVPPLAGFYAKFAVIKAIVDIHLYWLAIIAVMMSLIGAFYYLRVVKNIYFDEAQDTSAIVMRADMKLVLSINALALLVLGMLPERVIELCIQAMKQSLTVI
- a CDS encoding DUF2818 family protein, producing the protein MQASVATLLIVAFVAANLPFLTQRLGGVIRMGNKHFGWRLLELLVLFVLVGVFARFLEARQMPVQPQHWQFYVTTAALFLVFAFPGFVYQTFWKKRSS
- a CDS encoding lipid A biosynthesis lauroyl acyltransferase, yielding MKIAFALLWLIRLLPMWAIGMLADAIGLLAYHLAADRRKVGLTNLRLCFPQMTEAERVQLVKANFGFMIRLALEYGVAWWSSAERIRKLVTIKNLHIVEELRAKGEDVILFYPHFVGFEMCVFALNQVLPLVSVYSQQKNDTLDAQIYAGRQRYDNCYIVPRNEGLRSIIKAMRKEHTPFLYLPDQDFGARDSVFVKFFEKDAATITGLSRISKLAKARVVPLIARRVGNRFELEFYPAWENYPSDDVVADTRRMNAFLEERIREVPAQYFWLHKRFKTRPEGEERIY
- a CDS encoding lysophospholipid acyltransferase family protein yields the protein MSKLVQLMLSLLARLPLSWLQSLGAILGRLTYLASPRYAQRMRDNLASSKICENYQVLQGLVKQSARETGKGALELSIAWCREPEDIAALVKACHGWQHVEAALQAGRGIVFVTPHLGSYDIAGRYISSRLPFPLTAMYRPPKLGWLEPVMQAGRARGKGKTAPATGAGVRILMKALKSGEATIILPDQVPGNGEGVWAPFFGKPAYTMSLVPRLAQVSGVEVLFFVGERLPQGEGFVVHIESMPQPFSGDKDADCALLNHTVENLIRRFPSQYLWSYNRYKCPAGVTPPDHLQGNP
- the metK gene encoding methionine adenosyltransferase; translation: MSEYLFTSESVSEGHPDKVADQISDAILDAILREDKYARVAAETLVNTGLVVLAGEITTSANIDYIKVARETIKRIGYDNSELGFDYHGCAVMACYDKQSQDIAQGVNEGEGMDLNQGAGDQGLMFGYACDETPTLMPFPIYYAHRLVQRQAELRKDGRLPWLRPDAKSQITCVYDGETGLPKRIDTVVLSTQHSPEIDHKTLTEAVIEDIIKPVLPPEMLTAETKYLVNPTGRFVIGGPMGDCGLTGRKIIVDTYGGAAPHGGGAFSGKDPSKVDRSAAYAGRYVAKNIVAAGLARQCQIQVSYAIGVAEPTSIAVDTFGTNKIPNEKIVELVKKHFDLRPKGIIQMLDLLRPIYGKTAAYGHFGREEPEFTWERTDKVEALRADAGL